One region of Desulfobacterales bacterium genomic DNA includes:
- a CDS encoding AbrB/MazE/SpoVT family DNA-binding domain-containing protein, whose protein sequence is MKISERGQITIPKPLRNRFGLYKNVEIEMISTKGGVLIKKRSHDKHPVDLTYGILNRPSDTDTYIEEVRGR, encoded by the coding sequence ATGAAAATATCTGAACGAGGACAAATTACCATACCCAAGCCGCTTCGAAATCGGTTCGGGCTATATAAAAATGTTGAAATTGAAATGATTTCGACAAAAGGGGGCGTTTTAATAAAAAAACGCAGTCATGATAAACATCCTGTTGATTTGACATATGGAATTTTAAATAGGCCATCTGATACCGACACATATATCGAAGAGGTTCGGGGAAGGTGA
- a CDS encoding type II toxin-antitoxin system VapC family toxin yields MITAVDTNILLDVFLPDERFASDSSKLLKLAYDEGALVICDIVYAELVPQFNERSLLDSTLKIINVSLSSLDSDVAFLAGEKWKMYRQSGGQRNRIITDFLIGAHAQLKTDRFLSRDRGFYKSYFPDLKLFSL; encoded by the coding sequence GTGATTACCGCTGTTGATACCAATATTCTTTTAGATGTCTTTCTGCCCGATGAAAGATTCGCTTCCGATTCTTCAAAACTTTTAAAACTGGCATACGATGAAGGCGCTCTGGTTATCTGTGATATCGTATATGCTGAACTTGTGCCTCAGTTTAATGAAAGATCATTACTGGACAGCACCTTGAAAATTATAAATGTATCCTTATCGTCTCTGGATAGCGATGTTGCATTTCTCGCCGGCGAAAAATGGAAAATGTACAGACAGTCGGGTGGACAGAGAAATCGCATCATCACAGATTTTTTGATAGGTGCCCATGCCCAGCTTAAGACAGATCGTTTCCTTTCCCGCGACAGGGGTTTTTACAAATCCTACTTCCCGGATCTTAAACTATTTTCCCTGTAA
- a CDS encoding ATP-binding protein gives MERVQSTYLFDPEINAGKMIFLSGPRQIGKTTFVLEKLKATGQGHMYFNWDDPYVPREYKRNPHFLKAKIAAEKKRPLIAFDEIHKHKQWKNILKGLYDLHKEEARFIITGSARLDYFRQSGDSLVGRYFSYRMFPLGLSEAMGKMQRISNDGELFSDKKAKELLALLHDVPLKQAKEIMQQMMLFGGFPEPFLKANKRFSVKWRRDYQSLLLYEDLRDLSRIQDIKGVEQLLLILPDRVASPLSINALREDLQVNHRTVSNWIEALKKIYLIFSILPWSRHISKAIKKEPKIYFYDWTLVPNKGACFENLVAVSLLRLVCRWNELGLGNYELRYVRNHQGMEVDFLIIKDRQPVALFEAKETELEHSRSGALFSRQLQIPYFQIVEHFDGVEAWPDQKYTVAAYRMLSLLG, from the coding sequence ATGGAACGAGTGCAATCGACATATTTATTTGACCCGGAAATAAACGCCGGGAAAATGATTTTTTTGTCCGGCCCACGCCAAATCGGTAAAACAACCTTTGTTTTAGAAAAGCTTAAGGCAACCGGACAGGGGCACATGTATTTCAATTGGGATGATCCCTACGTGCCCCGGGAATACAAACGCAACCCGCATTTTTTAAAAGCTAAAATTGCTGCTGAGAAAAAAAGACCGCTGATCGCTTTTGATGAAATCCATAAACATAAACAGTGGAAAAATATTTTAAAAGGTCTTTATGATCTGCATAAAGAAGAGGCGCGGTTCATTATAACGGGAAGCGCGAGGCTTGATTACTTCAGACAATCGGGTGATAGCCTCGTCGGGAGGTATTTTTCTTACCGTATGTTTCCTTTGGGTTTGTCTGAAGCAATGGGGAAAATGCAACGAATTTCTAATGATGGCGAATTGTTTTCCGACAAAAAGGCAAAGGAGTTGCTCGCATTATTGCATGATGTTCCGCTAAAGCAGGCGAAAGAAATTATGCAACAGATGATGCTTTTCGGTGGATTCCCCGAGCCGTTTTTAAAGGCAAACAAACGTTTTTCTGTAAAATGGCGGCGGGATTATCAGTCTTTATTGCTTTACGAGGATTTGCGCGACTTATCACGTATTCAGGATATCAAGGGCGTTGAGCAACTCCTCCTGATATTGCCGGACCGTGTGGCATCACCCTTGAGCATCAATGCATTGAGGGAAGACTTGCAGGTGAATCACCGCACGGTCAGCAACTGGATTGAGGCGCTTAAAAAGATATATTTGATATTTTCAATCCTGCCATGGAGTCGACATATTTCCAAAGCCATTAAAAAAGAACCCAAAATCTATTTTTACGATTGGACATTGGTTCCGAATAAGGGCGCATGTTTTGAAAATCTGGTTGCGGTTTCACTTTTACGGTTGGTTTGTCGGTGGAATGAACTGGGTTTGGGAAATTACGAACTTCGGTATGTACGAAACCATCAAGGGATGGAAGTTGATTTTTTAATTATTAAAGACAGACAACCGGTAGCGCTCTTTGAAGCTAAAGAGACGGAATTAGAGCATAGTCGGTCAGGGGCGCTCTTTAGCAGGCAACTACAGATACCGTATTTCCAGATTGTTGAACATTTTGATGGTGTCGAGGCCTGGCCGGATCAAAAATATACTGTGGCTGCATATAGGATGCTAAGTTTGCTGGGATAA
- a CDS encoding polysaccharide deacetylase family protein, which yields MREIPVIQYQNVGDYPENMMEDGILPKTFERQMKFFSDNNFDIVTLDKALDHLNKKIKLNSNALAITINGGYQDAYANALPVLKRCNLKATFFISPEFIGNQRTINGEPIKCLTWEEVRKLIENGMEVGLLAYRGTSIKQKYDEEVVKESIIKELHIFHDKLGNEIKLRYCAFKEGVPSKSLWKFIQGQGFEAVFSQCPTNRRASNRAIGRIQIDDDDHNIFLTKISKTYLFFKDKWIWKYLRKYKADRVAHRISDTWNWIKGDKN from the coding sequence ATGAGAGAAATACCTGTTATTCAGTATCAAAATGTCGGGGATTATCCGGAAAATATGATGGAAGACGGCATCTTGCCCAAAACGTTTGAGCGGCAAATGAAGTTCTTTTCGGATAACAACTTTGATATTGTGACGTTAGATAAGGCGCTGGATCATCTCAACAAAAAAATCAAATTAAATTCCAATGCCCTGGCGATTACGATTAACGGCGGATATCAGGACGCCTATGCCAATGCACTGCCTGTTTTAAAAAGGTGTAATCTAAAGGCCACTTTTTTCATCTCGCCCGAATTTATCGGGAATCAAAGGACAATTAACGGCGAACCGATTAAATGCCTTACATGGGAAGAAGTCAGAAAACTTATCGAAAACGGGATGGAAGTCGGTTTGCTGGCTTATCGGGGGACGAGCATCAAACAAAAGTATGATGAAGAGGTCGTAAAAGAAAGCATTATAAAAGAATTGCATATTTTTCATGATAAATTGGGAAATGAAATTAAGTTGCGTTATTGTGCTTTCAAAGAGGGGGTACCCTCCAAATCGTTATGGAAATTTATCCAGGGGCAGGGTTTTGAGGCGGTATTTTCCCAGTGCCCAACCAATCGCAGGGCTTCCAATCGAGCAATCGGCAGAATCCAGATCGACGATGACGATCATAATATTTTTCTGACAAAGATTTCAAAGACCTATCTTTTTTTTAAAGATAAATGGATCTGGAAGTATTTGCGTAAGTATAAAGCCGACCGGGTAGCGCATAGAATCTCTGACACCTGGAATTGGATTAAAGGGGACAAGAATTAG
- the asnB gene encoding asparagine synthase (glutamine-hydrolyzing), whose amino-acid sequence MCGICGKISYGHEPIDRSLIEKMCRSFACRGPDDEGIYISSQDNGGSGRVQVALGHRRLSIIDLSAAGHQPMSNETDTLWVTYNGEIYNFRELKNRLSKNGHRFKSDTDTEVILHLYEEAGTGAVQKFNGMFAFALWDSQKEQLWVCRDRLGIKPLVYYWDGKHFAFASEIKALLCDPLIPRELDFKALELYLAFSYIPAPYTIFKGIKKLDPGHFLVLKDQELTIEKYWDIPPGNSLAEAGKSFNDQRRIFKDLLYRTLSQAVEKRLIADVPLGAFLSGGIDSSVIVALMSQHSSKPVQTFSIGFKEASLYDETHYAREVAELYNTDHHEFKLTHRDMLDVFPEVLSTFDEPFADSSAIPTYIVSRETRRHVTVALSGDGGDELFAGYRSYLGEYWRRRYRTVPAFIRTGLIETLIRMVPDSRDVRVLEYVRRLKKFIKSTKGSYPERMLALKEIFSRDMRQKILSRSDPADEDLPLQHLQGLLGRFGSEELNSILYADTKDSLPGDMLTKVDWMSMKNSLEVRVPFLDYEVVELAFQMPGALKLHRGETKYILKETFKDLLPKTLHHRPKAGFEIPISRWLKTDLKFLLDQYLDAGRIKKQGIFDYGVIEGLIRKHETNRTDTSWMLWNLIVFQYWHESYFK is encoded by the coding sequence ATGTGCGGAATTTGCGGAAAAATAAGTTACGGTCATGAGCCCATCGACCGCTCTTTGATCGAGAAGATGTGCCGATCATTCGCCTGTCGCGGGCCGGACGATGAAGGCATCTACATCAGCAGTCAAGATAACGGCGGTTCCGGCCGGGTGCAGGTTGCCTTGGGGCACAGGCGGCTATCCATTATTGATTTGTCAGCCGCCGGTCATCAGCCCATGTCAAATGAAACGGATACGCTCTGGGTTACCTATAACGGCGAGATATATAATTTCAGAGAACTGAAAAACCGGCTCAGCAAAAATGGCCACCGATTCAAAAGCGATACCGACACCGAGGTCATCCTGCATCTTTATGAAGAAGCGGGTACCGGGGCCGTTCAGAAATTCAACGGCATGTTTGCCTTTGCACTTTGGGACAGTCAAAAGGAGCAGCTCTGGGTCTGTCGCGACCGTTTGGGAATCAAACCGCTGGTATATTACTGGGACGGAAAGCACTTTGCTTTCGCTTCGGAAATCAAGGCGCTCTTATGTGATCCGCTGATCCCAAGGGAATTGGATTTTAAGGCGCTTGAGCTTTACCTGGCTTTCAGTTATATCCCCGCGCCCTATACGATCTTTAAGGGAATCAAAAAACTGGATCCCGGTCATTTTCTGGTGCTGAAAGATCAAGAACTGACGATTGAAAAATACTGGGATATTCCCCCGGGGAACAGCCTGGCGGAAGCGGGAAAATCTTTTAACGATCAGCGGCGCATCTTTAAGGACCTTCTTTACCGAACGCTGAGCCAGGCAGTTGAAAAACGCCTGATTGCCGATGTGCCCCTGGGCGCATTCTTAAGCGGCGGGATTGACTCCAGTGTCATTGTGGCTTTGATGTCCCAGCATTCCAGCAAACCGGTTCAAACCTTTTCCATCGGCTTTAAGGAAGCCAGCCTTTATGACGAAACCCATTACGCCCGGGAAGTGGCCGAACTTTATAATACCGATCACCACGAATTTAAGTTGACCCATCGGGACATGCTCGATGTTTTTCCGGAAGTTCTTTCCACCTTTGACGAACCGTTTGCAGATTCATCCGCGATTCCCACCTATATTGTTTCCCGGGAGACCCGCCGACATGTTACCGTGGCCCTTTCAGGAGACGGCGGCGACGAGCTTTTTGCCGGGTATCGATCCTATCTGGGGGAGTACTGGCGCCGGCGTTATCGAACGGTTCCCGCCTTTATCCGAACAGGGCTGATTGAAACACTTATACGGATGGTTCCGGATTCCAGGGATGTGCGCGTGCTCGAATATGTCCGGCGGCTTAAAAAATTTATCAAAAGCACCAAAGGTTCTTACCCCGAGCGCATGCTTGCGCTAAAAGAAATATTTTCGCGTGATATGCGGCAAAAAATATTGTCTCGCAGCGATCCCGCTGATGAAGACCTGCCGTTGCAACACTTGCAAGGGCTGCTGGGGCGGTTTGGGTCGGAGGAACTGAACAGCATCCTGTATGCCGATACCAAGGATTCATTGCCGGGGGATATGCTAACAAAAGTGGACTGGATGAGCATGAAAAATTCCCTTGAGGTTCGGGTTCCCTTTTTGGACTATGAGGTGGTGGAACTTGCTTTTCAAATGCCGGGTGCTTTAAAGCTTCATAGAGGTGAAACCAAGTATATTCTCAAGGAAACGTTTAAGGACCTTCTGCCCAAAACCCTGCATCACCGTCCTAAGGCCGGCTTTGAAATACCCATCAGCAGGTGGCTGAAAACGGATTTGAAATTCCTTCTGGATCAGTATCTGGATGCGGGCAGGATAAAAAAACAGGGCATTTTTGATTACGGTGTTATAGAAGGACTGATCCGCAAGCATGAAACCAACCGCACGGATACTTCCTGGATGCTCTGGAATCTGATTGTGTTTCAATACTGGCATGAATCATATTTTAAGTGA
- a CDS encoding glycosyltransferase family 4 protein has translation MKTKPKVVHIITRLDMGGSAQNTLLNCKELAEKYRMVLVHGLSLESGITDREKQTLSGQKSEALAKGVRFVPVSTLVRRIDPFKDLHALIFLMKLIRKERPVLVHTHSSKAGILGRLAAWLAGVPNIVHTPHGHVFYGHFGPVASRFFLLMERVFDFITDRVIALTEGEKKDYIALSVSHPQKLHTIHSGVDVDRFKPGRTDVTALTKQLGWSDKSLVVGTIGWLLPIKGPDVLFEAMMHIWEKKINALLVYVGKGELEPKLKAEAFSRGVEDRVVFLGWRSDVDDIVQLFDVFVLPSLNEGMGRVLVEAMAAAKPVVASDVGGIPDLVRHKQNGFLVNPGDSKGLAYYIEKLLADRQLRIQMGGRGQELSQHYSVRNMVAKIDALYFSLLQDYRT, from the coding sequence ATGAAAACCAAGCCCAAAGTGGTGCATATTATCACCCGCCTGGATATGGGCGGTTCGGCCCAGAACACCCTGCTGAACTGCAAGGAACTGGCAGAGAAATATCGCATGGTTTTAGTCCATGGGCTTTCGCTTGAATCCGGGATAACTGACCGGGAAAAACAGACCCTATCAGGCCAGAAATCAGAAGCGCTGGCAAAGGGCGTCCGGTTTGTTCCGGTTTCAACATTGGTTCGGCGGATCGATCCTTTTAAGGATTTACACGCCTTGATTTTTTTGATGAAGCTGATCCGCAAGGAAAGGCCTGTGCTTGTGCATACCCATTCCTCCAAGGCCGGCATTTTGGGCCGCTTGGCCGCTTGGCTGGCCGGGGTCCCCAACATTGTGCATACCCCCCACGGTCATGTTTTCTATGGACATTTCGGGCCGGTGGCGTCCAGGTTTTTTCTGTTGATGGAGAGGGTATTTGATTTCATTACGGACCGTGTTATTGCCCTTACAGAAGGAGAGAAGAAAGATTACATTGCTCTTTCGGTTTCTCACCCTCAAAAATTACATACCATTCACAGCGGTGTTGATGTCGATCGATTTAAACCCGGCCGTACGGACGTCACTGCTTTAACAAAACAGCTGGGCTGGAGCGACAAAAGCCTTGTGGTTGGAACCATCGGGTGGCTGCTGCCCATCAAGGGACCAGACGTTCTGTTCGAAGCCATGATGCACATATGGGAGAAAAAAATTAATGCCCTTCTCGTCTATGTGGGTAAGGGTGAATTGGAGCCTAAGTTAAAAGCGGAAGCTTTCAGCCGGGGGGTTGAAGATCGGGTGGTTTTTTTAGGATGGCGCAGCGATGTTGATGATATTGTTCAGCTGTTCGATGTTTTTGTTTTACCCTCCTTAAATGAGGGTATGGGGAGGGTTTTGGTGGAAGCTATGGCTGCCGCTAAACCGGTTGTGGCCAGTGACGTGGGGGGGATCCCCGATCTGGTGCGGCACAAGCAGAACGGTTTTCTGGTAAATCCAGGGGACAGTAAGGGCCTGGCCTATTACATCGAAAAGCTGCTGGCGGACCGGCAACTCAGGATCCAGATGGGAGGGCGGGGCCAGGAACTGTCCCAACATTACAGCGTCCGGAATATGGTCGCAAAAATCGATGCACTATACTTTTCCCTTTTGCAAGACTATCGGACATGA